A single genomic interval of Gossypium raimondii isolate GPD5lz chromosome 11, ASM2569854v1, whole genome shotgun sequence harbors:
- the LOC105801660 gene encoding MADS-box transcription factor PHERES 1, translated as MTRKKVTLAWISNDSARKVSLEKRRLGLMKKMNELTTLCGIRACLIIYSPNESEPMVWPSHAEVQLQLEEYWKTSELDRLKKMVNQETYLKERITKAKEQLGKLQRKNNEVEMGHLMHQIEQGKGIDEFNNGELHGLIRLVEEKMDEIKKRIEFFHQLPHGDLTAQTVGGGHKPLMMNQRFTNMVNNNEHTFGDIVAQDHLGLLPGHKLGGNSDVGVPLYGDLRGTTTDMGQQLLGFRPYGDGATEMGLPHGSTIGSNNIFGAFGNDIGMGGHPFECIGSSYNVSEQGVAWPLGGDGGENCGGTSNGIDMQFDGQSWPDNFSA; from the coding sequence ATGACAAGAAAAAAGGTCACACTTGCATGGATATCAAATGATAGTGCTAGAAAAGTTAGTCTCGAGAAAAGGAGGTTAGGGttaatgaaaaagatgaatgaGTTGACCACTCTTTGTGGTATTAGAGCTTGTCTTATAATCTATAGCCCTAATGAAAGTGAGCCGATGGTGTGGCCGTCACACGCCGAGGTGCAATTACAACTCGAAGAGTACTGGAAGACGTCCGAGTTAGATCGATTGAAGAAGATGGTAAACCAGGAAACCTACCTCAAAGAAAGGATCACCAAAGCCAAAGAGCAGCTAGGGAAGCTACAAAGGAAGAACAATGAAGTTGAAATGGGCCATTTGATGCATCAAATTGAGCAAGGGAAAGGGATTGATGAGTTCAACAATGGTGAACTTCATGGGCTAATAAGGTTGGTGGAGGAGAAGATGGATGAGATAAAGAAACGTATCGAGTTCTTTCATCAACTTCCTCATGGAGACCTGACGGCTCAAACAGTTGGTGGTGGACACAAGCCATTGATGATGAATCAACGGTTTACCAATATGGTTAACAACAATGAACATACATTTGGTGATATTGTGGCTCAAGACCACCTAGGGCTGCTGCCAGGACATAAACTTGGTGGCAACTCTGACGTGGGGGTGCCTTTATATGGAGATTTAAGAGGAACCACCACCGACATGGGGCAGCAACTGCTGGGTTTTAGGCCTTACGGTGATGGTGCAACTGAAATGGGGTTGCCTCATGGGAGTACTATCGGAAGCAACAATATATTTGGTGCCTTTGGGAACGATATAGGGATGGGAGGACACCCTTTCGAATGCATAGGGAGTAGTTACAATGTGAGTGAGCAAGGGGTGGCTTGGCCACTTGGAGGTGACGGCGGAGAAAACTGTGGCGGCACTAGCAATGGTATCGACATGCAATTTGATGGACAATCGTGGCCCGACAACTTTTCTGCATGA